In Cicer arietinum cultivar CDC Frontier isolate Library 1 chromosome 7, Cicar.CDCFrontier_v2.0, whole genome shotgun sequence, a single window of DNA contains:
- the LOC140918739 gene encoding uncharacterized protein: MFVSYIGAVVRQNVPITIDNWRDKALKDAKDIIWNDIQTTFVLDEERKSYVLRVAGKIHRGFRSHLSNFYLKDREGNTNAEPPKIYQHYISKDEWSAFVSKRSDPAFVNISTANRERASNPKHPYKKSRMGYARLEQQIRKDTQADQPLGRHILWKEARVNKDGVVDNENVKKVVELCEIIEQSSETQEGNKDTCRDILGKVFNVPEYSGRVRGKGFGVTPKSFFPQEKRQKPSNEEVLEKLRILSEQVALLVNTNKDKQLPVQLQPEIQMESEIGSCNFGLKSIGSAPT; the protein is encoded by the exons atgtttgtaagctacattggggctgttgttcgtcaaaatgtcccaataacaatagacaactggagagataaggcgttgaaggatgccaaagatatcatctggaatgacattcaa accacttttgttcttgatgaggaacgaaagtcatatgttttgagagttgctgggaaaatccatcgtggatttagatcccatctctcaaatttctatctaaaagatagagaaggaaacacaaatgctgaacctccaaagatatatcaacattatatatcaaaggatgaatggagtgcatttgtttccaaacgttctgacccggcgtttgtc aatattagtacggcaaatcgcgaacgggcaagcaacccaaaacacccatacaagaaatcacgtatgggatatgcacgccttgaacaacaaatt agaaaagacacccaagccgatcaacccttgggtcgtcatatcttatggaaggaagcgcgtgttaacaaagatggagtggttgataatgaaaatgtcaagaaagttgtagaactttgt gaaattattgaacaaagttctgaaactcaagagggcaacaaggatacttgcagggacattcttgggaaagtgtttaatgtccctgagtattccggtcgagtgagggggaaaggatttggcgtaactcccaaaagcttttttcctcaagagaagcgccaaaaaccttccaacgaggaagtattagagaagctcagaatcctatcagagcaagtggcactcttggtgaatacgaataaagacaagcaacttccggttcagctccaacctgaaatacaaatggagagtgaaatcGGGAGTTGCAACTTCGGTTTGAAAAGTAttggttcagctccaacctga
- the LOC140920999 gene encoding uncharacterized protein, whose product MIPEFIPPTVTLTTETSLEFPDRDSPTAWVYDPISSSATYTGRVVRTSRKAGAVFFVELTREKIDYPVPSGLVLGMSGAWEDAKDSSVRVEAEAIVGAKDTVVGPGTGGKDKGSMPMEREIVGPSRRAE is encoded by the coding sequence atgatacccgagttcaTTCCACCGACGGTTACCTTGACGACGGAGACGTCGTTAGAATTCCCTGATCGAGACTCACCGACTGCTTGGGTATATGACCCCATCTCCAGCAGTGCCACTTATACGGGGAGGGTAGTGAGGACTAGTAGGAAAGCTGGGGCAGTATTTTTTGTGGAACTCACTCGCGAGAAGATTGATTATCCGGTACCTTCCGGATTAGTGCTTGGGATGAGTGGAGCTTGGGAAGATGCGAAGGATTCCTCAGTTAGAGTGGAGGCAGAGGCCATTGTGGGAGCTAAGGATACAGTGGTTGGACCAGGGACTGGCGGAAAGGATAAGGGGTCGATGCCCATGGAGCGAGAGATTGTAGGGCCATCTAGGCGGGCCGAGTAA